One part of the Mangrovibacillus cuniculi genome encodes these proteins:
- the rpmG gene encoding 50S ribosomal protein L33, which yields MAVKRVLACEQCGSRNYSVPAPSSGTTERLQMKKFCKRCNAHTLHRETK from the coding sequence ATGGCAGTTAAAAGAGTACTAGCCTGCGAACAATGTGGCAGTCGCAATTATTCTGTTCCTGCTCCTTCCTCTGGTACAACAGAACGTTTACAAATGAAGAAATTTTGCAAGCGTTGTAATGCGCATACACTTCACCGCGAAACGAAGTGA
- the secE gene encoding preprotein translocase subunit SecE: MQFFRNVASEMRKTSWPKRKELTRYTITVLVTVSFLTLFLWAVDLGLSFVVREVLKL; encoded by the coding sequence ATGCAGTTCTTTCGTAATGTAGCAAGTGAAATGCGTAAAACGAGCTGGCCGAAGAGAAAAGAGCTAACTCGTTATACGATAACAGTATTAGTGACGGTTTCATTTTTAACACTGTTCCTATGGGCTGTTGACTTAGGATTATCCTTTGTTGTGCGTGAAGTTTTAAAATTATAG
- the rplL gene encoding 50S ribosomal protein L7/L12 → MTKEQIIEAIKTMTVLELNDLVKAIEEEFGVTAAAPVAVMGGAAGGDAAAEQTEFDLVLANAGAQKIKVIKVVREITGLGLKEAKELVDNTPKALKEGISKEEAEELKGKLEEVGASVEVK, encoded by the coding sequence ATGACTAAAGAACAAATCATCGAAGCAATCAAGACTATGACAGTTCTTGAGCTAAACGATCTTGTTAAAGCAATCGAAGAAGAATTCGGAGTAACAGCTGCTGCACCTGTAGCAGTAATGGGTGGCGCTGCTGGTGGCGACGCTGCTGCAGAACAAACTGAGTTTGATCTAGTACTTGCTAACGCTGGTGCTCAAAAGATCAAAGTTATCAAAGTTGTTCGTGAAATCACAGGCCTAGGTCTTAAAGAAGCGAAAGAACTTGTTGATAACACTCCTAAAGCTCTTAAAGAAGGCATCTCTAAAGAAGAAGCTGAAGAGCTTAAAGGTAAACTTGAAGAAGTTGGCGCTAGCGTAGAAGTTAAGTAA
- the sigH gene encoding RNA polymerase sporulation sigma factor SigH, which produces MSRNQQEVNDQRFGSMEDEELVALVHDGITEALDFLIQKYRHFVRAKSRSYFLIGADKEDIVQEGMIGLYKAIRDYRGDKLTSFKAFAELCITRQIITAIKTATRQKHIPLNSYVSLDKPIYDEESDRTLMDVITNNQITDPEQLMIHREEFSSIEGKMGELLSDLERKVLNLYLDGQSYQEISEELNRHVKSIDNALQRVKRKLERYLEIREITL; this is translated from the coding sequence GTGAGCAGGAACCAACAAGAGGTAAATGATCAGCGTTTCGGAAGTATGGAAGACGAAGAGTTAGTTGCACTAGTTCATGATGGCATAACGGAGGCACTAGATTTTCTTATTCAAAAGTACCGGCATTTTGTACGAGCTAAGTCACGATCCTATTTTTTAATAGGTGCAGACAAAGAGGATATTGTACAAGAAGGTATGATTGGCTTGTATAAAGCGATTCGAGACTACAGGGGAGATAAATTGACTAGTTTTAAAGCTTTTGCTGAGCTTTGTATTACTAGACAAATTATTACAGCTATTAAGACAGCAACACGTCAAAAACACATTCCGTTAAACTCGTATGTGTCTTTGGACAAGCCTATATACGATGAAGAATCGGATAGGACGCTAATGGATGTTATTACAAATAACCAGATTACAGATCCCGAACAGTTAATGATACATCGTGAAGAGTTTTCGAGCATAGAGGGGAAAATGGGAGAACTCTTAAGCGACCTGGAGAGAAAAGTTCTGAACTTATATCTAGATGGTCAGTCGTATCAAGAAATATCGGAAGAATTGAATAGGCATGTCAAATCTATCGATAATGCTTTACAGAGGGTAAAGAGGAAGTTAGAGCGTTATTTAGAAATACGAGAAATAACCCTTTAA
- the rplK gene encoding 50S ribosomal protein L11 — protein sequence MAKKVVKVVKLQIPAGKANPAPPVGPALGQAGVNIMGFCKEFNARTADQAGLIIPVEISVFEDRSFTFITKTPPAAVLLKKAAGIESGSGEPNRNKVATVNKDTVRQIAEQKMPDLNAASVEAAMRMVEGTARSMGIVVED from the coding sequence GTGGCTAAAAAAGTAGTGAAAGTTGTAAAATTACAAATTCCTGCTGGTAAAGCAAACCCAGCTCCACCGGTTGGTCCTGCACTAGGTCAAGCAGGTGTGAACATTATGGGATTCTGTAAAGAGTTTAACGCTCGTACAGCGGATCAAGCTGGTCTAATCATTCCGGTTGAAATTTCGGTATTTGAAGACCGTTCATTTACATTCATCACAAAAACTCCACCTGCTGCAGTTCTTCTGAAGAAAGCAGCTGGTATCGAGTCTGGTTCAGGTGAACCTAACCGCAACAAAGTAGCGACTGTGAACAAGGATACTGTTCGTCAAATCGCTGAACAAAAAATGCCTGACCTTAATGCAGCCAGCGTTGAGGCAGCTATGCGTATGGTAGAAGGTACTGCGCGTAGTATGGGTATTGTTGTAGAAGACTAA
- a CDS encoding NYN domain-containing protein, whose amino-acid sequence MDILIVDGYNIIGAWPELRDLKMKDLSAARDRLIELMAEYQGYTGFKIVIVFDAHFVRDVERKKKNYGMDIIFTKENETADERIEKLAIELNNRKTQIHVATSDYTEQWAIFGQGALRKSARELLTDMGVIQRKIEKSVKNNYQQKPISNIHLAPEVAEKFEKWRRGQE is encoded by the coding sequence ATGGACATCTTGATTGTTGATGGCTATAACATAATAGGTGCTTGGCCGGAACTTCGGGACTTAAAGATGAAAGATCTTTCTGCAGCAAGAGATCGTCTGATTGAACTTATGGCAGAATATCAAGGTTATACTGGTTTTAAGATAGTTATCGTATTTGATGCTCATTTTGTCCGTGATGTAGAAAGAAAGAAAAAGAATTATGGAATGGACATTATCTTTACAAAAGAAAATGAAACGGCTGATGAACGCATTGAGAAATTAGCAATTGAATTAAATAATAGAAAAACGCAAATCCATGTTGCAACTTCCGATTATACAGAACAATGGGCTATTTTTGGGCAAGGGGCTCTGCGGAAGTCTGCAAGAGAACTGTTGACAGACATGGGTGTTATCCAAAGAAAGATAGAAAAGTCGGTGAAAAATAATTATCAACAAAAACCGATATCTAATATCCATTTAGCACCAGAAGTTGCAGAAAAGTTTGAAAAATGGCGTCGTGGGCAAGAATAG
- the rplJ gene encoding 50S ribosomal protein L10 → MSSVIETKKQLVSDITEQFKASVSTVVVDYRGLTVAQVTELRKQLREAGIEFKVYKNTMTRRAAEAAGLEGLNEVLTGPNAIAFSTEDVVAPAKILNDFAKKNEALEIKAGVIEGNVATVEEVKALAELPSREGLLSMLLSVLQAPMRNVALATKAVADQKEEQGA, encoded by the coding sequence ATGAGCAGTGTAATTGAAACGAAAAAACAATTAGTTTCTGACATTACTGAACAGTTTAAAGCTAGCGTATCTACAGTTGTAGTTGACTACCGTGGACTAACTGTTGCGCAAGTTACAGAACTTCGTAAGCAACTTCGCGAAGCTGGAATCGAGTTCAAGGTTTACAAGAACACGATGACTCGCCGTGCAGCTGAAGCAGCAGGTCTTGAAGGCTTAAATGAAGTACTTACAGGACCAAACGCAATTGCATTCTCTACAGAAGATGTTGTTGCTCCTGCTAAAATTCTTAACGATTTCGCTAAGAAAAACGAAGCTCTTGAAATCAAAGCTGGTGTAATTGAAGGAAACGTTGCTACAGTAGAAGAAGTTAAAGCTCTTGCGGAACTACCGTCTCGCGAAGGTCTACTTTCTATGCTACTCAGCGTACTACAAGCACCAATGCGCAATGTTGCCCTTGCAACGAAAGCAGTTGCAGATCAAAAAGAAGAGCAAGGCGCTTAA
- a CDS encoding Mini-ribonuclease 3, with the protein MKHPLEINSLALAYMGDAVYEKHIRHYLLASGRVIRPHQLHRTATSFVSAKAQSYIIQQMLQDQLLTEEEEAVFKRGRNAKSGTVPKNTDVQTYKNATGFEAVIGYTHLLPNEERLQVLLEKSVSYIQHREGGSK; encoded by the coding sequence ATGAAACACCCTCTAGAAATAAACAGTTTAGCGCTAGCTTATATGGGGGATGCCGTGTATGAAAAGCATATCCGGCATTACCTTTTAGCATCTGGACGAGTTATCCGCCCACATCAACTACATCGAACAGCAACGAGCTTTGTATCGGCAAAAGCACAAAGTTATATTATTCAGCAAATGTTGCAAGATCAGCTTTTAACAGAAGAAGAGGAAGCGGTTTTTAAACGTGGAAGAAACGCTAAATCCGGTACAGTACCTAAAAACACGGATGTACAAACATATAAAAATGCAACAGGATTTGAAGCGGTTATTGGCTATACACATCTACTTCCTAATGAAGAACGATTGCAAGTGCTTTTAGAGAAGAGTGTGTCCTATATTCAACACCGTGAAGGAGGAAGTAAATAA
- the nusG gene encoding transcription termination/antitermination protein NusG translates to MEKNWYVVHTYSGYENKVKANLEKRVETMGMQDKIFRVVVPEEEETDIKNGKKKVVKKKVFPGYVLVEIVMTDDSWYVVRNTPGVTGFVGSSGSGSKPTPLLPEEIDVVLKRMGVQEARVEIDFEIGEAVTVIEGPFANFEGNIEEIDRDKSKVKVMVNMFGRETPVELDFNQVSKL, encoded by the coding sequence ATGGAGAAAAATTGGTATGTCGTTCACACCTATTCAGGATATGAAAATAAAGTAAAGGCGAATCTAGAGAAGCGTGTAGAAACAATGGGCATGCAAGATAAGATTTTCCGAGTAGTAGTACCTGAAGAGGAAGAAACAGATATTAAAAATGGTAAGAAAAAAGTAGTGAAGAAAAAAGTATTCCCTGGTTATGTACTGGTAGAAATCGTTATGACAGATGATTCTTGGTACGTTGTACGAAATACTCCTGGAGTAACAGGGTTTGTAGGTTCATCAGGATCTGGATCTAAACCTACACCATTACTGCCTGAAGAAATCGATGTTGTGTTAAAACGCATGGGTGTACAAGAAGCTAGAGTGGAAATTGACTTCGAAATTGGTGAAGCAGTTACAGTTATCGAAGGTCCGTTCGCAAACTTTGAAGGGAACATTGAGGAAATTGATCGTGACAAGTCAAAAGTCAAAGTTATGGTCAATATGTTCGGTCGTGAAACCCCTGTAGAACTAGATTTTAATCAAGTTAGCAAATTATAA
- the rlmB gene encoding 23S rRNA (guanosine(2251)-2'-O)-methyltransferase RlmB yields the protein MTQEQEWIGGRNPVQEALRSERDINKIWIAEGAQKGPIQNILHLAKNTGVTVQTVPRSKLDQLELGQHQGVAAQVAAYQYADIDDLFAIAQNRGEDPFFILLDELEDPHNLGSIMRTADAVGAHGIIIPKRRSVSLTATVAKASTGAIEHIPVVRVTNLARTIDDLKEQGVWIAGTDAKHSQDYRRLDGTMPLGLVIGSEGKGIGRLIKEKCDFLIHLPMVGHVTSLNASVAASILMYEVYRKRHSLES from the coding sequence ATGACACAAGAACAAGAATGGATTGGTGGTCGTAATCCTGTACAAGAAGCTTTACGTTCAGAGCGTGATATTAATAAGATCTGGATAGCGGAAGGTGCACAAAAAGGACCTATACAAAATATATTACACTTAGCTAAAAATACAGGCGTTACTGTACAAACGGTTCCACGTAGTAAATTAGATCAACTAGAGCTTGGGCAACACCAAGGTGTAGCCGCTCAAGTTGCTGCTTATCAGTACGCAGATATAGATGATTTGTTTGCAATTGCACAAAATAGAGGAGAAGATCCGTTCTTTATTTTATTAGACGAATTAGAAGATCCTCATAACTTAGGTTCTATTATGAGAACAGCTGATGCTGTAGGAGCACACGGGATTATTATTCCAAAGAGAAGGTCTGTATCACTAACTGCAACGGTGGCGAAAGCTTCCACAGGAGCTATCGAACACATTCCGGTTGTACGAGTAACGAATCTAGCCAGAACGATCGATGATTTAAAGGAACAAGGCGTTTGGATTGCGGGAACAGATGCAAAGCATAGCCAAGATTACAGACGTCTAGATGGAACAATGCCACTTGGTTTAGTCATTGGTAGTGAAGGAAAAGGCATTGGAAGACTAATTAAAGAAAAGTGTGACTTCCTAATCCATTTACCTATGGTTGGGCATGTAACATCCTTAAATGCTTCTGTTGCAGCTAGTATCTTAATGTACGAGGTATACCGTAAGAGACACTCACTGGAGTCATAG
- a CDS encoding class I SAM-dependent methyltransferase, with protein MSHYYTSKPDVESKPQSFTFNLMGKDFTFTTDAGVFSKKEVDFGSRVLIDTFEEPEIEGAIIDVGCGYGPIGLSLASSMPSRTIHMVDVNQRAILLSKQNAELNGISNVRIYESDRLAEIIAPSVAAIVTNPPIRAGKDIVHSIYEQSYDRLIENGELWVVIQKKQGAPSTVEKLESLFKEVEVVEKVKGYWIVKAIK; from the coding sequence ATGAGTCACTATTATACTTCTAAACCAGATGTGGAGAGCAAACCTCAAAGTTTTACTTTTAACTTAATGGGAAAAGATTTCACTTTTACAACTGATGCTGGTGTGTTTTCAAAGAAAGAAGTAGATTTTGGGTCAAGGGTATTAATAGATACTTTTGAAGAGCCGGAAATAGAAGGAGCTATTATTGATGTTGGATGTGGCTATGGGCCTATCGGTTTATCTCTAGCGTCAAGCATGCCTTCACGTACAATCCATATGGTAGATGTCAATCAACGCGCTATTTTGTTATCTAAACAAAATGCAGAGTTAAATGGAATCAGTAACGTGCGAATTTATGAAAGTGATCGACTTGCGGAAATAATAGCTCCTTCTGTTGCTGCAATCGTGACCAATCCTCCTATAAGGGCAGGTAAAGATATCGTTCATTCTATTTATGAACAGTCGTATGATCGATTGATAGAGAATGGAGAGTTGTGGGTGGTAATTCAAAAGAAGCAAGGAGCACCTTCCACAGTAGAAAAGTTAGAAAGTTTATTTAAAGAAGTAGAAGTTGTAGAAAAAGTGAAAGGTTATTGGATTGTAAAAGCAATCAAGTA
- the cysS gene encoding cysteine--tRNA ligase, with amino-acid sequence MSIKIYNTLTRSKELFVPQVEGKVSMYVCGPTVYNYIHIGNARPAIVYDTVRKYLEFRGYDVHFVSNFTDVDDKLIRAANELGEDVPTIAERFIAAYHEDVSALGCKKADVHPRVTENIDIIIEFVETLIEKGFAYESSGDVYYRTRKFEGYGKLSHQSIEDLKSGVRIEVGEKKEDPLDFVLWKAAKEGEIAWDSPWGQGRPGWHIECSAMARKYLGDTIDIHAGGQDLAFPHHENEIAQSEALTGKQFAKYWMHNGYININNEKMSKSLGNFVLVHDIIKQIDPQVLRFFMLSVHYRNPINFSQELLEGAKAGLDRIRTTIMNLRHRKESSVNLETVETTWLKNIEDSKQQLIARMDDDFNTADGISVLFDVSKQANLYLLEATTSTETIDAFLDLFDQIGHVLGLTWEEDSKLLDEEIEQLLEERIQARKDRNFARADEIRDLLKEKNIVLEDTAQGTRWKRG; translated from the coding sequence ATGTCCATAAAAATTTATAATACATTAACTCGATCAAAAGAATTATTTGTACCACAGGTAGAGGGAAAAGTTAGTATGTATGTATGCGGACCAACCGTGTATAACTACATTCATATTGGTAATGCAAGACCTGCTATCGTGTATGACACTGTGCGCAAATATTTAGAATTTAGAGGGTATGACGTGCACTTTGTTTCTAACTTTACAGATGTAGATGACAAGTTGATTAGAGCAGCAAACGAATTAGGAGAAGATGTACCAACCATTGCCGAGAGATTTATCGCTGCATACCACGAGGATGTTTCTGCATTAGGGTGTAAAAAAGCAGATGTCCACCCAAGGGTAACAGAAAATATTGATATCATTATTGAGTTCGTTGAGACGCTTATAGAAAAGGGATTTGCCTATGAGTCTAGTGGAGATGTTTACTATCGTACAAGAAAGTTCGAAGGATACGGTAAATTATCACATCAATCAATAGAGGATTTGAAATCAGGAGTTCGTATTGAAGTTGGGGAAAAGAAAGAAGATCCATTAGATTTTGTTTTATGGAAAGCGGCAAAAGAAGGAGAAATTGCTTGGGACTCACCTTGGGGCCAAGGAAGACCAGGTTGGCACATTGAATGTTCCGCAATGGCGAGAAAATATCTTGGTGACACAATAGATATTCATGCTGGAGGACAAGATTTAGCGTTCCCCCATCATGAAAATGAGATAGCGCAATCGGAGGCTTTGACAGGGAAACAGTTTGCGAAGTATTGGATGCACAACGGATACATTAATATCAATAATGAAAAAATGAGTAAATCCCTTGGGAACTTTGTATTAGTACATGACATTATTAAGCAAATTGATCCACAAGTGCTTCGATTCTTTATGTTGTCAGTACACTATCGTAACCCAATTAACTTTAGTCAAGAATTATTAGAAGGTGCAAAAGCGGGATTAGATAGAATCCGCACCACAATAATGAATCTTCGTCATAGAAAAGAATCTAGTGTGAATTTAGAGACGGTTGAAACTACGTGGTTAAAAAATATAGAAGACAGTAAACAACAGCTTATCGCTAGAATGGATGATGATTTTAACACTGCTGATGGAATTTCTGTACTGTTTGATGTTTCTAAACAAGCTAACCTTTATCTATTGGAAGCCACTACGTCTACTGAGACAATCGACGCCTTTTTAGACTTGTTTGATCAAATTGGTCATGTACTAGGCTTAACTTGGGAAGAAGATAGTAAATTACTTGATGAAGAAATCGAACAGCTGTTAGAAGAGCGTATTCAAGCAAGAAAAGATCGTAATTTCGCACGTGCCGATGAAATCCGTGATCTTTTAAAAGAAAAAAATATTGTATTAGAAGATACAGCACAAGGAACGAGATGGAAACGAGGATGA
- the rplA gene encoding 50S ribosomal protein L1, whose product MAKHGKKFLEASKLVDRTTTYSVEEAIELVKKTNFAKFDATVEVAFRLGVDTRKNDQQIRGAVVLPNGTGKTQRVLVFAKGEKLKEAEAAGADYVGDAEYISKIQQGWFDFDVIVATPDMMGEVGKLGRVLGPKGLMPNPKTGTVTFDVDKAVKEIKAGKVEYRADKTGNVHAPIGKISFDNDKLAENFQTIFETLLKAKPSAAKGTYMKNITVTSTMSPGVKVDASSFNAK is encoded by the coding sequence ATGGCAAAACACGGGAAAAAATTCCTAGAAGCATCAAAATTAGTAGATCGTACTACTACTTACTCAGTAGAAGAGGCGATTGAATTAGTTAAAAAGACGAACTTCGCTAAGTTCGACGCAACTGTAGAGGTTGCTTTCCGTCTTGGAGTAGATACTCGTAAAAACGATCAACAGATTCGTGGAGCGGTAGTATTACCAAACGGTACTGGTAAAACTCAACGTGTACTAGTTTTCGCTAAAGGTGAGAAGCTTAAAGAAGCTGAAGCAGCTGGAGCAGACTATGTAGGCGATGCAGAATATATCTCAAAAATCCAACAAGGTTGGTTCGATTTCGATGTAATCGTTGCAACTCCTGACATGATGGGTGAAGTTGGTAAACTTGGACGCGTATTAGGACCTAAAGGCTTAATGCCAAACCCTAAGACAGGTACAGTTACATTTGACGTAGACAAAGCAGTTAAAGAAATCAAAGCGGGTAAAGTAGAATACCGCGCTGATAAAACTGGTAACGTACACGCGCCAATCGGAAAGATTTCTTTCGATAACGACAAGTTAGCGGAAAACTTCCAAACAATCTTTGAAACTCTATTAAAAGCTAAGCCTTCTGCAGCTAAAGGAACATACATGAAGAACATCACTGTTACTTCAACTATGAGCCCTGGTGTTAAGGTTGACGCTTCATCTTTCAACGCTAAGTAA
- the cysE gene encoding serine O-acetyltransferase: protein MWKLMKEDVEAVFEQDPAARSYLEVILTYSGLHAIWGHRIAHVFYKRKLYFIARVISQLTRFLTGVEIHPAAKIGRRFFIDHGMGVVIGETCEIGDNVTVFQGVTLGGTGKEKGKRHPTIQDNALIATGAKVLGSITIGENSKIGAGSVVLKDVPPNSTVVGIPGHVVIQDGVRVNKDFNHHTLPDPMEDRCEKLQSQINELQEELDKYRKKGAEEDVHKNL from the coding sequence ATGTGGAAGCTCATGAAAGAAGATGTGGAAGCGGTATTTGAGCAAGACCCAGCAGCAAGGAGCTATCTTGAAGTTATTTTAACGTACTCTGGGTTACATGCTATTTGGGGACACCGAATTGCACACGTTTTTTATAAAAGAAAATTATATTTTATCGCTCGTGTGATTAGTCAGCTTACTCGATTTTTGACAGGAGTAGAAATTCACCCTGCCGCAAAGATTGGTAGGAGATTCTTTATAGACCATGGTATGGGTGTTGTCATTGGTGAAACGTGTGAAATAGGGGATAATGTAACTGTTTTTCAAGGCGTTACGTTAGGGGGAACCGGAAAAGAAAAAGGTAAAAGGCATCCTACCATCCAAGACAACGCGCTAATCGCCACAGGTGCCAAAGTATTAGGATCTATCACCATTGGAGAGAATTCTAAAATAGGTGCTGGTTCTGTTGTGTTGAAAGATGTACCACCTAATTCAACAGTTGTAGGAATCCCAGGACACGTGGTAATTCAAGACGGAGTCCGGGTAAATAAAGACTTTAATCATCATACATTACCAGATCCGATGGAAGATCGATGTGAAAAGTTACAGTCACAAATCAATGAGCTTCAGGAAGAATTAGATAAATATCGTAAGAAAGGGGCAGAAGAAGATGTCCATAAAAATTTATAA